The following proteins come from a genomic window of Parafrankia irregularis:
- a CDS encoding SAV_6107 family HEPN domain-containing protein, producing MLPAAGLPRRSRDELLASARRGLAEAAFARRPGERYALAHLAALRVAAAVLAARAQPRPGHRGRPASAWQLLAVVAPELQEWAAFFAEGAGRRAAAEAGLAVVTARDADDLVRQVEIFLGIVEAALGVPSQPSLTQAESSEGWTWR from the coding sequence ATGCTCCCCGCCGCGGGGCTGCCGCGGCGTTCCCGGGACGAGCTTCTCGCCTCGGCGCGGCGTGGGCTGGCCGAGGCGGCCTTCGCGCGTCGGCCCGGCGAGCGTTACGCGCTGGCGCATCTGGCCGCGCTGCGGGTCGCCGCCGCTGTTCTCGCCGCCCGGGCCCAGCCCCGTCCGGGGCATCGGGGCCGTCCGGCGAGCGCCTGGCAGCTGCTGGCGGTGGTGGCTCCGGAGCTCCAGGAGTGGGCGGCGTTCTTCGCCGAGGGCGCCGGCCGGCGCGCGGCGGCGGAGGCCGGCCTCGCCGTCGTGACGGCCAGGGATGCTGATGATCTTGTCCGTCAGGTGGAGATCTTCCTCGGGATCGTCGAGGCGGCGCTGGGCGTGCCCTCCCAGCCGTCGTTGACGCAGGCCGAATCCTCCGAGGGGTGGACGTGGCGCTGA